Proteins from one Erysipelothrix larvae genomic window:
- the sufB gene encoding Fe-S cluster assembly protein SufB, which translates to MVEDMSKDIERLPSEDYKYGFHDDIEAIVEFDKGLSEKVVREISRIKNEPEWMLDIRLKAYQAFMEKPMPSWGSNLDDINFDEYTYYLRASERAETQWEDVPETIRNTFQKLGIPEAEAKFLSGVATQYDSEVVYHSMLKEVESKGVLFFDMDTGLREHPEIVKKYFGTLVPYNDNKFAALNTAVWSGGSFIYVPKGVKLDKPLQSYFRINGESMGQFERTLIIVDEGADVHYVEGCTAPIYTKHAMHAAVVEIFVHDHAKCRYTTIQNWSNNVFNLVTKRSKVQAHGIMEWIDGNIGAYTTMKYPSCILAGEYAKGMTISIAVAGKGQIQDAGAKMIHQAPYTQSTIISKSVSRNGGVVNYRGIVSHNKDAHYAKTKVECDTLILDNISASDTMPVNRVENKTSIVEHEACVSKISEDELFYLMSRGLSEEQASETIIMGFLEPFTRELPMEYAVELNQLMKLEMEGSVG; encoded by the coding sequence ATGGTTGAGGATATGTCAAAAGACATCGAACGATTACCCAGTGAAGATTATAAATATGGTTTTCATGATGATATTGAGGCAATTGTAGAATTTGATAAAGGTCTGAGTGAAAAGGTAGTACGCGAAATATCACGGATTAAAAATGAACCAGAATGGATGTTGGATATTCGACTAAAAGCTTACCAAGCGTTTATGGAGAAACCAATGCCATCATGGGGCAGTAATTTGGATGATATTAATTTTGATGAGTACACCTATTATTTACGTGCATCTGAACGTGCTGAAACACAATGGGAAGATGTCCCTGAGACCATTCGAAATACCTTTCAAAAACTTGGAATTCCTGAAGCAGAAGCAAAATTCTTATCCGGTGTTGCAACTCAATATGATTCAGAAGTTGTGTATCACAGCATGCTAAAAGAAGTAGAATCAAAAGGTGTGTTGTTTTTTGACATGGATACTGGACTTCGTGAACATCCTGAAATTGTAAAGAAGTACTTTGGGACACTTGTACCATATAATGACAACAAATTTGCAGCACTCAACACCGCTGTTTGGTCTGGTGGTTCTTTTATCTATGTACCAAAAGGTGTAAAACTTGATAAACCACTGCAATCTTATTTTAGAATTAATGGCGAATCAATGGGTCAATTTGAGCGTACCTTAATCATCGTTGATGAGGGTGCGGATGTTCACTATGTAGAAGGATGTACTGCCCCAATCTATACAAAACATGCAATGCATGCAGCGGTTGTTGAAATCTTTGTTCATGACCATGCTAAATGTCGCTATACCACAATTCAAAATTGGTCTAATAATGTCTTTAACTTAGTCACAAAACGTTCGAAAGTACAAGCACATGGGATTATGGAATGGATTGATGGGAATATAGGTGCTTATACAACTATGAAATATCCATCGTGTATTTTAGCGGGTGAATACGCAAAAGGTATGACAATATCAATTGCAGTTGCTGGCAAAGGACAAATCCAAGATGCCGGAGCAAAAATGATCCACCAAGCACCGTATACACAAAGCACGATTATTTCTAAATCAGTATCACGTAATGGAGGTGTTGTTAATTATCGTGGAATTGTCAGTCACAATAAAGATGCCCATTATGCAAAAACAAAAGTTGAATGCGATACGTTAATTTTGGATAACATATCTGCAAGTGATACGATGCCTGTTAATCGCGTCGAAAACAAAACATCAATTGTTGAACATGAAGCCTGTGTTTCAAAAATTTCAGAAGATGAATTGTTTTATTTGATGAGTCGTGGGTTGTCTGAAGAACAAGCATCAGAAACCATTATTATGGGATTTTTAGAACCATTCACCCGAGAGTTACCTATGGAATATGCAGTCGAATTAAATCAACTCATGAAGCTTGAGATGGAGGGCTCTGTTGGATAA
- the sufU gene encoding Fe-S cluster assembly sulfur transfer protein SufU — MSLLKDPQFARQIIMDHYENPHNKHHGDSDYAYKHMESESCIDDIIVYVKIENNRVIDVCFEGHACTIATSAASIMTDLIKGKEKEDALKIMHEYMKMMQLEPYDEGLLDEAIVFRNVGRQSNRIGCATLGWRAVGQILSEDGDHNG, encoded by the coding sequence ATGAGTCTATTAAAAGATCCTCAATTTGCACGGCAAATTATCATGGATCATTATGAAAACCCACACAATAAACATCATGGTGATTCGGATTATGCATATAAGCATATGGAAAGTGAATCATGCATCGACGATATCATTGTGTATGTCAAAATTGAGAACAATCGGGTAATCGATGTTTGTTTTGAAGGTCATGCGTGTACGATCGCAACCAGTGCAGCGTCGATTATGACTGATTTAATTAAGGGCAAAGAAAAAGAAGATGCTTTAAAAATTATGCATGAATACATGAAAATGATGCAACTTGAACCCTATGATGAAGGCCTTCTTGACGAAGCAATTGTGTTTAGAAATGTTGGAAGACAATCAAATCGTATTGGATGTGCAACATTAGGATGGCGTGCTGTTGGGCAAATATTAAGTGAGGATGGTGATCACAATGGTTGA
- a CDS encoding aminotransferase class V-fold PLP-dependent enzyme, with amino-acid sequence MDDLRQKFPLLVNHPELIYFDNAATTLKPQPVIDAVMNYYVNLSSNIHRGDYKTAVEATRHYDAVRQKVADLIHCDPDCVVYTTGTSESLNLIAQGYGMTHLVKDDVILISEVEHASNVLPWFNVAKKCECTIAYVPLNDDLSFDLDALDQIMQTKPVKIVSLAHISNVLGYVNDIDEIARIVHRNHGILVIDGAQSVGHIPVDVTKSDVDFLVFSSHKMTGPTGVGILYGKKHLLDATEPLFYGGDSNARYYKDGSYTVKDVPLKFETGTPNIEGIIGFGEAVSFIQSLDLEVLMKHVIEMQHYIMDELSKMDHVTVYNPISNTGIVMFNIEGIFPQDVAAYLGHHNICVRAGSHCSKLTCGIFETDSSVRASLYFYNTMDEARKFLEVIQSISLEAVVSLYV; translated from the coding sequence ATGGACGATTTAAGACAAAAGTTTCCGCTTTTAGTAAACCATCCTGAACTGATATATTTTGATAATGCTGCAACAACTTTAAAACCACAACCTGTTATCGATGCAGTCATGAACTACTATGTAAACCTCAGTTCCAATATCCATCGTGGGGATTATAAAACGGCTGTTGAAGCAACAAGACATTATGATGCTGTTCGTCAAAAAGTTGCGGATTTAATTCATTGTGATCCAGATTGCGTTGTCTATACAACGGGTACCAGTGAGAGTTTAAACCTTATCGCTCAAGGATATGGTATGACACACCTTGTTAAGGACGATGTCATTTTAATAAGCGAAGTTGAACATGCCTCAAATGTATTGCCATGGTTTAATGTAGCGAAGAAATGTGAGTGCACCATTGCATATGTTCCACTCAATGATGATCTGAGCTTTGATTTGGATGCTTTAGATCAAATCATGCAAACAAAACCTGTAAAAATCGTATCACTCGCGCATATATCCAATGTATTGGGATATGTGAATGACATTGACGAAATTGCTCGAATTGTCCATCGTAATCATGGAATTCTTGTGATAGATGGGGCACAATCAGTGGGCCATATACCGGTCGATGTCACAAAAAGTGATGTAGATTTTTTGGTGTTCTCATCGCATAAAATGACAGGACCAACAGGTGTTGGTATCTTGTATGGAAAAAAACACTTACTTGATGCGACAGAACCCTTATTCTATGGGGGCGATAGTAACGCACGCTATTATAAAGATGGATCGTATACTGTAAAAGATGTTCCGTTGAAATTTGAGACAGGAACGCCAAATATTGAAGGAATCATTGGATTTGGAGAAGCCGTATCGTTTATCCAATCTTTGGACCTAGAAGTACTGATGAAACATGTTATAGAGATGCAACACTATATTATGGATGAATTGAGTAAAATGGATCATGTTACTGTATATAACCCTATATCAAACACAGGGATTGTAATGTTTAATATTGAAGGAATATTTCCACAAGATGTCGCAGCTTATCTAGGGCATCACAATATCTGTGTGCGTGCTGGAAGTCATTGCAGTAAACTTACCTGCGGAATATTTGAAACAGACAGCAGTGTTCGAGCATCTTTGTATTTTTATAATACAATGGATGAAGCGCGAAAGTTTCTTGAAGTCATTCAATCGATTTCCCTTGAAGCTGTTGTTTCACTTTATGTTTAA
- a CDS encoding SufB/SufD family protein, with translation MKPYVFKSGSHRHEITVNDTTKAEITLEANSKGTLILFVKGDGQLDIVLNAKEHTDWTYLWVNQSDGSLTVKEAVNLFEGSHVKANYAELTMGNHSKETTAHFVGRHATFDFRSATISFDAIKWVVKADHQAQFTEANLNSYGIVLENGALEFEVIGYIANGNNGSKTHQITRVLNLGDKLKTVVYPKLLIEENDVEASHAASVGQPDEDQIYYMQSRGIKRPDALKLIVLGYLIPIAYEVEDDDIREYLIQEIEQKVDQEWTI, from the coding sequence GTGAAACCATATGTGTTTAAGAGTGGATCACACAGACATGAAATTACCGTTAATGATACAACAAAAGCTGAAATAACCCTCGAAGCCAATTCAAAAGGTACTTTGATTCTGTTTGTGAAAGGGGATGGCCAATTGGACATTGTTCTGAATGCAAAAGAACATACAGACTGGACCTATCTTTGGGTTAATCAAAGCGATGGATCATTAACAGTTAAAGAAGCGGTAAACCTATTTGAAGGATCCCATGTAAAAGCAAATTATGCTGAACTAACAATGGGGAATCATTCAAAAGAAACGACGGCGCATTTTGTTGGACGGCATGCAACCTTTGACTTTAGAAGTGCAACCATCTCCTTTGATGCGATTAAATGGGTTGTGAAAGCGGACCACCAAGCGCAATTTACCGAAGCAAACTTGAATTCATATGGGATCGTATTAGAAAATGGTGCCTTAGAATTTGAAGTGATTGGGTATATTGCAAATGGAAACAATGGGTCTAAAACACATCAAATAACGCGCGTGCTCAACTTAGGAGACAAACTTAAGACTGTCGTGTATCCAAAACTACTCATTGAAGAAAATGATGTAGAAGCTTCTCATGCTGCGTCTGTGGGACAACCGGATGAGGATCAAATTTATTACATGCAATCACGAGGAATCAAACGCCCCGATGCATTAAAACTTATCGTTTTGGGATACTTAATTCCAATTGCTTATGAAGTAGAAGACGATGATATTCGTGAATATTTAATCCAAGAAATCGAACAGAAAGTAGATCAAGAATGGACGATTTAA
- the sufC gene encoding Fe-S cluster assembly ATPase SufC, translating to MSKLVIKDLHVSIDDKEILKGVSLEINDGEIHAIMGPNGNGKSTLLSTIMGHPRYSVTQGEVTYDGVNVLELEVDERSKLGLFLGMQYPQEVTGVTNADFLKSAINARRETPVGLFEFVKSMESSIEKLRMKSDLAHRFLNEGFSGGEKKRNEILQLLMLQPSIAMLDEIDSGLDIDALHIVADVLKEEQAKRHMGLIVVSHYERFFEFIRPTHTHIMMDGKIVLSSDETLVTKIDQEGYDWIDAKRADEVVQTRPTIGDACAIREKVGESE from the coding sequence GTGAGTAAATTAGTGATTAAAGATTTGCACGTATCAATTGACGATAAAGAGATTCTAAAGGGGGTTTCATTAGAAATCAATGATGGGGAAATCCATGCGATTATGGGACCAAATGGTAATGGGAAATCAACATTACTGTCCACAATTATGGGACATCCTCGCTACAGTGTTACTCAAGGGGAAGTAACTTATGATGGGGTGAATGTTTTAGAACTTGAAGTTGATGAACGCAGTAAATTAGGACTTTTTTTAGGAATGCAATATCCACAAGAAGTAACAGGCGTTACCAATGCTGATTTTCTTAAATCCGCAATCAATGCCCGTAGAGAAACACCTGTGGGCCTTTTTGAGTTTGTAAAGTCCATGGAGTCATCCATTGAAAAACTGAGAATGAAATCAGATTTAGCCCATCGTTTTTTAAATGAAGGATTTAGCGGTGGTGAAAAGAAACGAAATGAGATTCTTCAACTCTTAATGTTACAACCTTCAATAGCAATGCTTGATGAGATTGATTCAGGGTTAGATATCGATGCCTTACACATTGTTGCTGATGTATTAAAAGAAGAACAAGCAAAACGACACATGGGATTGATTGTTGTATCCCATTATGAACGGTTTTTTGAATTCATTCGTCCTACACATACCCATATTATGATGGATGGTAAGATTGTATTGAGTTCAGATGAAACGCTGGTAACTAAGATTGACCAAGAAGGCTATGATTGGATTGACGCAAAACGTGCTGATGAAGTTGTTCAGACGCGTCCTACAATCGGTGATGCATGTGCAATTCGAGAAAAAGTGGGTGAATCTGAGTGA
- a CDS encoding peptidylprolyl isomerase — MLENIKKNWFVVLVAVALVVVIGSYGVTQIQSVFKGKTVDGKQVVFEIAGTDIFADEYFDMLDESRGDAELFRLFKRQMLSSLETTDEIAADAKKQAESYIQQISASNGQAGLDSLDQWLISQGYAGLDDLATYFEDAAKQDIIIKDYFVANFDSIFKESFETNKPRLVSHILIKMTDPANPTEEEQAKMDEVDKLLAEGKDFGEVALDKSDDTSSAAQSGSIGVVDKNSSLVTEFLDAMLELNEGEVSGWVQTTYGRHLIYVVSTDFKTLLDNSDYFSSLIQSYSTEAAQALWDKAETLTIEWHDETVKSRIQKYLGLESEGE; from the coding sequence ATGCTCGAAAATATTAAAAAGAATTGGTTTGTTGTTCTCGTAGCAGTTGCATTAGTCGTAGTTATCGGCTCATACGGAGTTACACAAATTCAATCAGTATTTAAAGGAAAGACAGTGGATGGAAAACAAGTTGTGTTTGAAATCGCTGGAACAGATATATTTGCGGATGAGTACTTCGATATGCTTGATGAATCACGTGGTGATGCTGAACTCTTTAGACTCTTTAAGCGTCAAATGCTTTCATCTTTAGAAACTACAGATGAAATTGCTGCAGATGCTAAGAAACAAGCAGAATCATACATTCAACAAATATCCGCTTCAAATGGTCAAGCTGGTCTTGACAGTTTAGACCAATGGCTCATCTCTCAAGGATATGCAGGACTTGATGACCTTGCAACCTACTTCGAAGATGCAGCAAAACAAGACATAATTATTAAAGATTACTTTGTCGCAAACTTTGATTCAATCTTCAAAGAATCATTTGAAACAAACAAACCCCGTCTTGTAAGTCATATTTTGATAAAAATGACCGATCCAGCAAATCCTACTGAAGAAGAACAAGCGAAGATGGATGAAGTCGATAAGTTACTGGCCGAAGGAAAAGACTTTGGTGAAGTAGCCCTAGATAAATCAGACGATACATCTTCAGCAGCTCAATCTGGTAGCATTGGTGTTGTTGACAAAAACAGTTCACTTGTAACTGAATTCTTAGATGCTATGTTAGAACTCAATGAAGGTGAAGTATCCGGTTGGGTACAAACAACTTATGGTCGTCATCTCATTTATGTCGTTTCAACTGACTTTAAAACTTTATTAGACAACAGTGATTATTTCTCATCACTTATTCAATCATACAGTACTGAAGCTGCTCAGGCACTTTGGGACAAAGCAGAAACCTTGACCATTGAATGGCATGATGAAACTGTTAAATCACGCATTCAAAAATACCTTGGTCTAGAAAGTGAGGGAGAATAA
- a CDS encoding HIT family protein yields MSTLFNRIINRETPAYIIYEDDKVIAFLDIGQNTKGHTLVVPKVITESVLTADEDTIAYVNIIAQRLALKLSDVLKASGVNILTNANPVSGQTVPHYHVHVIPRYTEDELKFLVSSNSDTIEETFTFLKDHLG; encoded by the coding sequence ATGAGCACACTATTTAACCGTATTATTAACCGAGAAACTCCCGCTTATATTATTTATGAAGATGATAAGGTCATTGCATTTTTAGATATCGGCCAAAACACCAAAGGTCACACACTGGTTGTACCAAAAGTAATCACAGAATCTGTGCTAACTGCAGATGAAGATACAATCGCATATGTTAATATCATCGCACAACGACTTGCACTTAAACTAAGCGATGTTTTAAAGGCTTCTGGAGTGAATATATTAACGAATGCAAACCCTGTGTCAGGGCAAACTGTTCCGCACTACCACGTTCATGTAATCCCTCGTTATACTGAAGATGAGTTGAAGTTTTTAGTATCCAGTAATAGTGACACGATAGAAGAGACCTTTACATTTCTTAAAGATCATCTTGGGTAA
- the pnp gene encoding polyribonucleotide nucleotidyltransferase, whose amino-acid sequence MSKKVFTLDFCGNTLTVETGEIAKQAGGSVLVRYEDTTVLSAATASKKAKDIDFFPLTVTFEEKLYSVGKIPGGFLRREGRPSEHATLTSRLIDRTIRPLFAEGFRNEVQVVNTVLSVDRDYSPDMAGMFGASLALCVSDIPFNGPIAGVTVGMIDDEFVINPSADELEKSRMHLVVAGTKDAINMVEAGADEVSEEQFLEAMMFGHEFIKKLCDFQIEIAKECGKEKMQIDLYEVPTEIKEEVEALVGKDLRAAVSIEGKLERYNTIDEYEDKAQEHFAAKEYESDKLKDKTLKYVREVTHGIVADEVRRLISIDKIRPDGRKIDEIRPLDAQIDLLKRVHGSALFTRGETQVLSICTLGAMGDTQIIDDLTEVESKRFMHHYNFPPYSVGETGRMGAPGRREIGHGALGERALSYVLPTVEEFPYAIRLVAEVLESNGSSSQASICAGSMALMAAGVPIKAPVSGIAMGLVTYDDHYTVLSDIQGMEDHFGDMDFKVAGTDNGITALQMDIKIEGLTREILKEALEQAHKARKEIMDVLVACIPAPRPNVGEYAPKIAQLKIEVDKIRDVIGTGGKIINQIIEQCEDVKIDIEDDGRVVIYHTSQAMIDRAKAMIENIVREAKVGEIYDAKVVRVEKFGAFVELFKGTDALLHISKYSHERIEKIEDVLKLGDIVKVKVTEIDDKGRVNVSRKALLPKPEAKPKTETKES is encoded by the coding sequence ATGTCAAAGAAAGTGTTTACTTTAGATTTTTGCGGAAATACACTAACTGTTGAAACAGGCGAAATTGCAAAGCAAGCCGGTGGATCAGTTTTAGTACGCTATGAAGACACAACAGTGCTCTCAGCAGCAACCGCAAGTAAAAAAGCAAAAGATATTGATTTCTTTCCGTTAACTGTAACGTTTGAAGAGAAATTATATTCAGTAGGTAAAATCCCTGGAGGATTTTTAAGAAGAGAAGGAAGACCAAGCGAGCATGCAACATTAACATCACGCTTGATTGACCGTACCATTAGACCCCTGTTTGCAGAAGGGTTTAGAAATGAAGTGCAAGTTGTAAATACAGTATTATCTGTAGATCGTGACTACTCTCCAGATATGGCAGGTATGTTTGGTGCTTCACTCGCACTGTGTGTATCTGATATTCCATTCAATGGACCAATTGCAGGTGTAACTGTAGGAATGATTGATGATGAATTTGTAATCAATCCAAGTGCCGATGAACTTGAAAAATCAAGAATGCATTTAGTTGTAGCCGGTACAAAAGATGCCATCAACATGGTTGAAGCGGGTGCTGATGAAGTTTCAGAGGAACAATTCCTTGAAGCAATGATGTTTGGTCATGAGTTTATCAAGAAGCTTTGTGACTTCCAAATTGAAATCGCAAAAGAATGTGGTAAAGAGAAGATGCAAATCGATCTTTATGAAGTTCCAACAGAAATCAAAGAAGAAGTTGAAGCACTTGTTGGTAAAGATCTACGCGCAGCGGTATCCATTGAAGGCAAACTTGAACGTTATAATACAATTGACGAGTATGAAGATAAAGCACAAGAACACTTTGCTGCTAAAGAATATGAGTCAGATAAACTTAAAGATAAGACCTTAAAATATGTACGCGAAGTAACGCATGGTATTGTTGCAGATGAAGTACGTCGTTTAATCTCTATAGATAAGATTCGTCCAGATGGTCGTAAGATTGATGAAATCCGTCCACTTGACGCTCAAATTGATTTGCTTAAACGTGTTCATGGTAGTGCACTGTTTACACGTGGTGAAACACAAGTATTATCTATTTGTACTTTAGGTGCTATGGGTGATACTCAAATTATTGATGACTTAACTGAAGTTGAATCAAAACGCTTCATGCATCATTATAATTTCCCACCTTATTCAGTTGGTGAAACAGGCCGTATGGGAGCTCCTGGACGTCGTGAAATTGGACATGGAGCTTTAGGTGAAAGAGCACTTAGCTATGTACTTCCAACTGTCGAAGAATTCCCTTATGCAATTCGTCTTGTTGCTGAAGTTCTTGAATCTAATGGTTCATCTTCACAAGCAAGTATCTGTGCTGGATCAATGGCATTGATGGCAGCTGGGGTTCCAATTAAAGCTCCAGTGAGTGGGATTGCAATGGGTCTTGTAACTTATGATGATCACTATACAGTATTGTCTGATATCCAAGGGATGGAAGATCACTTTGGTGATATGGACTTTAAAGTTGCGGGAACCGATAACGGAATCACTGCACTTCAAATGGACATTAAAATTGAAGGGCTCACTCGTGAAATCTTAAAAGAAGCACTTGAACAAGCGCATAAAGCACGCAAGGAAATTATGGATGTTCTCGTTGCTTGTATTCCTGCACCACGTCCAAACGTGGGTGAGTATGCACCTAAGATTGCACAACTTAAGATTGAAGTTGATAAAATTCGTGATGTTATTGGTACAGGCGGTAAGATTATTAACCAAATCATTGAACAATGTGAAGATGTTAAGATTGACATTGAAGATGATGGACGTGTTGTAATTTATCACACAAGCCAAGCAATGATTGATCGTGCAAAAGCAATGATTGAAAACATCGTACGTGAAGCTAAAGTTGGAGAAATCTATGATGCTAAAGTTGTCCGTGTTGAGAAGTTTGGCGCATTTGTTGAACTGTTCAAAGGAACCGATGCTTTACTTCATATCTCAAAATACAGCCATGAGCGTATTGAAAAGATCGAAGATGTGCTTAAACTTGGTGACATTGTGAAGGTTAAAGTAACTGAAATTGATGATAAGGGACGTGTGAATGTATCGCGTAAAGCCTTATTACCAAAACCAGAAGCTAAACCTAAGACTGAAACAAAAGAATCCTAA
- the rpsO gene encoding 30S ribosomal protein S15 — MLTKQEKAAIIKDYQRDANDTGSVEVQVAVLTAEINRLTEHMKEHKKDFHSNRGLLKKVGRRRSLLTYLRNEDINRYRELITRLGLRK, encoded by the coding sequence ATGTTAACAAAACAAGAAAAAGCTGCAATCATTAAGGATTACCAACGTGATGCAAACGATACAGGTTCTGTTGAAGTTCAAGTTGCTGTTTTAACAGCTGAAATCAATCGCTTGACTGAACACATGAAAGAACACAAGAAAGATTTCCACTCAAACCGTGGACTTCTTAAAAAAGTTGGTCGTCGTCGTAGCCTATTAACATATCTACGTAATGAAGATATTAACCGTTACCGCGAACTAATTACTCGTTTAGGATTAAGAAAATAG
- a CDS encoding NAD(P)-dependent oxidoreductase, whose amino-acid sequence MKIAWIGTGVMGAPMALNLSRGGYDVVVQNRTFSKAQALEPEVKAFETIEDAVKDADVVFSIVGYPNDVENVANTVFRTCKPGTIYVDMTTSSPSLAKSLYEKGHSLGIHCVDAPVTGGDVGAINATLSIMVGGSVESYETIKPLLEKMGTTITYMGPGGSGQHAKLANQTAIAGAIAGCAEALTYAIHHGLDPHAMLAVITGGSASSWQAANNGPKMITDDMNPGFFTKHFLKDLKLASEEKGLLSLPVLQQVTQIYQSLVDLGYENDGTQCIIHHYNSK is encoded by the coding sequence ATGAAAATAGCATGGATTGGAACTGGTGTTATGGGAGCACCGATGGCATTAAACTTATCACGTGGTGGCTATGATGTTGTTGTACAAAATCGAACCTTCTCAAAAGCACAAGCACTTGAACCTGAAGTAAAGGCATTTGAAACAATTGAAGATGCCGTTAAGGATGCTGATGTTGTCTTTTCAATTGTAGGATACCCAAATGACGTTGAAAATGTCGCAAACACTGTATTTAGAACCTGTAAACCGGGTACAATATACGTTGATATGACGACGTCTTCACCTTCACTTGCGAAATCACTTTATGAAAAGGGACATTCATTGGGGATCCACTGTGTGGATGCTCCAGTAACCGGTGGTGATGTGGGTGCAATTAATGCAACCTTATCCATTATGGTCGGTGGTAGTGTTGAGTCCTACGAAACAATTAAACCATTGTTAGAAAAAATGGGAACAACCATTACCTACATGGGACCTGGTGGTAGTGGTCAACATGCGAAACTTGCAAACCAAACAGCAATCGCGGGAGCAATCGCAGGTTGTGCTGAAGCATTAACGTATGCAATCCATCATGGACTTGATCCGCACGCAATGTTGGCGGTAATAACAGGTGGTTCCGCAAGCTCATGGCAAGCAGCAAATAATGGCCCTAAAATGATTACGGATGATATGAACCCTGGTTTCTTCACAAAACACTTCCTAAAGGACTTAAAATTAGCCTCAGAGGAAAAAGGTTTATTATCCTTACCCGTTCTTCAACAAGTCACTCAAATCTATCAATCACTGGTTGATTTGGGTTATGAAAATGATGGAACGCAATGTATCATCCATCACTACAACTCAAAATAA